From the bacterium genome, the window GTCGCCGAAACCCACGATTTCAGCGGCGCCGAACTCGAGCAGGCCGTGGTCGCGGCCCTGTTCACGGCCTTTGCGGCCGAGCGCGAGCTCGACGACGAGCTACTGCTCGGCGAGATCCGCGCCCCCCGGCCGCTGGCTCAGACCATGGCCGAGAAAGTCGAGGGCCTGCGCACCTGGGCGGCCGGCCGCGTGCGCAGCGCGCATTCGGACGAAGCGCGAGACTGAGAGACACCCGGCCTCTCCTTAGAATGAGGTAGGTTGGGAGCGCTGACGGAGTCCTTCGAGAGGTGCGATGAGCCTGCACGAGCGGATCGATTGGCGCGACGTCCGGGGCATCCGCGTCGGACGCTTCGGCGGACGCGTGAACACGACCTGCATTCTGTGGCGTTTGGGCGAGACCCTGATCGACACCGGCCCCCCGAACGAGTGGCAGGTTGTCCGGCGGTTCGCCGATGAGCAGCCCCTGTCCAGAGTCGTCGTCAGCCATCATCACGAGGACCACGCCGGCAACCTCGAGCGCTTCGCCGCGGCGACCGGCCTGCCGC encodes:
- a CDS encoding MBL fold metallo-hydrolase, yielding MSLHERIDWRDVRGIRVGRFGGRVNTTCILWRLGETLIDTGPPNEWQVVRRFADEQPLSRVVVSHHHEDHAGNLERFAAATGLP